One segment of Chelonia mydas isolate rCheMyd1 chromosome 13, rCheMyd1.pri.v2, whole genome shotgun sequence DNA contains the following:
- the LOC119563571 gene encoding olfactory receptor 10C1-like, with amino-acid sequence MEKAEGRNQTPIVEFILLGFGNVPELQPLLFLVFLVIFIVTVAGNILIVALVVADCHLHTPMYFFLGNLSCLEICYTSTLLPRLLASLLTGDRTISVKGCILQTYFFGILSATESLLLAAMSYDRYLAICNPLRYAALMNGRVCCQLVAGSWICSFLGCTTINIFLFESKFCDSKGIDHFFCDFSPVIKLSCGDTQVVQVLTFIVSAIGTFVPCLLVLTSYIRIITTILRIPSTTGRQKAFSTCSSHLIVVIVYYGTLITVYVVPTANTPKVLHKLFSVFYTVLTPMINPIIYSLRNKEVTESLRKAILKLFAFRKDIEP; translated from the coding sequence ATGGAGAAAGCGGAAGGAAGAAATCAAACACCCATTGTGGAATTCATCCTTTTAGGATTTGGGAATGTCCCTGAACTGCAGCCCCTTCTCTTCCTCGTGTTTCTAGTGATCTTCATTGTGACTGTGGCAGGGAACATTCTCATTGTTGCACTAGTTGTGGCTGATTgccaccttcacacccccatgtacttcttcctgggaaACTTGTCCTGCCTGGAGATCTGCTACACCTCCACCTTGCTACCCAGgctgctggccagtctcctgactggggacagaaccatttctgtTAAGGGCTGCATTTTGCAAACATATTTCTTTGGTATTCTGTCAGCTACAGAATCTCTGCTGCTTGCGGCAATGTCTTATGATCGGTACTTAGCGATATGCAATCCACTCCGTTATGCTGCTCTGATGAATGGGAGGGTTTGTTGCCAGCTAGTGGCAGGATCCTGGATATGTAGCTTTCTAGGCTGCACCAcaataaatattttcttgttcGAATCAAAGTTTTGTGATTCAAAAGGAATtgaccatttcttttgtgatttttcaCCCGTGATAAAGCTGTCCTGTGGCGATACCCAGGTTGTGCAAGTGCTGACATTTATTGTCTCTGCCATAGGGACATTTGTGCCCTGTCTACTGGTCCTGACATCCTACATTCGTATCATCAccaccatcctgagaatcccttccaccacagggaggcaaaaggccttttccacctgctcctctcacctcattGTGGTTATAGTTTACTATGGGACACTGATTACTGTCTATGTGGTTCCAACAGCTAATACTCCCAAGGTCCTACACAAACTCTTCTCTGTCTTCTacacagtcctgactcccatGATCAACCCtatcatctacagcctgagaaacaaagaggtcACTGAGTCCCTGAGAAAAGCTATTCTTAAACTATTTGCTTTCAGAAAAGACATAGAACCTTAA